From the Burkholderia ubonensis genome, one window contains:
- a CDS encoding phasin family protein produces MSLLTPEQIAAAQKANLESLFGLTTTAFEGIEKLIELNVQVVKSTLAETQENAQRLLSVKDAQELIALQASLTQPVAEKVLAYGRHVYEIASATQAEFAKVAEAQYEEQNKKVQALVDNVAKNAPAGSETAVAALKSALNAASTTYETVQKAAKQAVEIAETNFNAAAAVATKAASAAASRRATKPAA; encoded by the coding sequence ATGTCTTTGCTGACCCCCGAGCAAATCGCCGCCGCACAGAAAGCCAACCTCGAAAGCCTGTTCGGTCTGACCACGACGGCGTTCGAAGGCATCGAGAAGCTGATCGAACTGAACGTGCAAGTCGTGAAGTCGACGCTCGCCGAGACGCAGGAAAACGCGCAGCGCCTGCTGTCGGTGAAGGATGCACAGGAACTGATCGCGCTGCAGGCGAGCCTCACGCAGCCGGTCGCGGAAAAGGTGCTGGCATACGGCCGTCACGTGTATGAAATCGCGTCGGCCACGCAGGCCGAATTCGCGAAGGTCGCGGAAGCGCAGTACGAAGAGCAGAACAAGAAGGTCCAGGCACTCGTCGACAACGTCGCGAAGAACGCGCCGGCCGGTTCGGAAACGGCCGTCGCCGCGCTGAAGTCGGCGCTGAACGCCGCGAGCACGACGTACGAAACCGTGCAGAAGGCTGCGAAGCAAGCGGTCGAGATCGCCGAAACGAATTTCAACGCCGCCGCCGCCGTTGCAACGAAGGCTGCCAGCGCCGCTGCATCGCGCCGCGCAACCAAGCCGGCTGCGTAA
- the pbpG gene encoding D-alanyl-D-alanine endopeptidase, translated as MKAESFSPRRMLQSMALGTAVSVAVALLAATATMTPADAFAATAKNHQAAKKKATASSAKKSVKSASADDAPRAKSARKRATLAANVRHHGAVRRVAFQPRQPSVGQAFGLHDTPDALALRSSVAYVVDQNSGEPLFDKNSHAVVPIASITKLMTAMVVLDSKLPLTDQIEVTDEDRDYEKGTGSRLSVGSVLSREDMLHIALMASENRAAASMSRYYPGGRPAFVAAMNAKAKALGMADTHFENSTGLSSQNVSSARDLVKMVNAAYQYPLIRKFSTDRSYEVYTGKRNLAYNSTNALIRGNNSWDIGLQKTGFINEAGECLVMQATIHDRPMVIVLLDSFGKYSRFADAARLRNWLDAGGGERLTAANASNGGT; from the coding sequence ATGAAAGCCGAATCGTTTTCACCGCGCAGAATGTTGCAGAGCATGGCGCTCGGCACGGCGGTGTCGGTTGCCGTCGCCTTGCTGGCGGCCACTGCCACCATGACGCCTGCTGACGCTTTTGCCGCCACTGCGAAGAACCACCAAGCCGCCAAGAAGAAAGCGACTGCTTCGTCCGCGAAGAAGTCGGTGAAATCGGCGTCCGCCGACGACGCGCCGCGCGCGAAATCGGCACGCAAGCGCGCGACGCTTGCCGCGAACGTGCGCCACCACGGCGCGGTGCGCCGGGTTGCGTTCCAGCCGCGCCAGCCGTCCGTCGGCCAGGCGTTCGGGCTGCACGACACGCCCGATGCGCTCGCGCTGCGCTCGAGCGTCGCATACGTCGTCGACCAGAACAGCGGCGAGCCGCTGTTCGACAAGAATTCGCATGCGGTCGTGCCGATCGCGTCGATCACGAAGCTGATGACGGCGATGGTCGTGCTCGACTCGAAGCTGCCGCTGACCGACCAGATCGAAGTCACCGACGAGGATCGCGACTACGAGAAGGGCACCGGCTCGCGCCTGTCGGTCGGCTCGGTGCTGTCGCGCGAAGACATGCTGCACATCGCGCTGATGGCGTCCGAGAACCGCGCCGCGGCGTCGATGTCGCGCTACTACCCGGGCGGCCGTCCGGCGTTCGTCGCCGCGATGAACGCAAAGGCGAAGGCGCTCGGCATGGCCGATACGCACTTCGAGAACTCGACCGGGCTGTCGAGCCAGAACGTGTCGAGCGCGCGCGACCTCGTGAAGATGGTCAACGCGGCGTACCAGTATCCGCTGATCCGCAAGTTCTCGACCGATCGCAGCTACGAGGTGTATACGGGCAAGCGGAACCTGGCCTACAACAGCACGAACGCGCTGATTCGCGGCAACAACTCGTGGGACATCGGCCTGCAGAAGACCGGCTTCATCAACGAAGCCGGCGAGTGCCTCGTGATGCAGGCGACGATTCACGACCGACCGATGGTGATCGTGCTGCTGGATTCGTTCGGCAAGTATTCGCGCTTCGCCGATGCGGCGCGGCTGCGCAACTGGCTCGACGCCGGCGGCGGCGAGCGCCTGACGGCGGCCAATGCGTCGAACGGCGGCACCTGA
- a CDS encoding IclR family transcriptional regulator, translated as MTNPTPDSKTSIQVIERMMRLLDALAAHSDPVSLKELAQRTELHPSTAHRILNDMVTCRLVDRSDPGTYRLGMRLLELGNLVKARLSVRDAALMPMRELHRLTGQTVNLSVRQGDEIVYIERAYSERSGMQVVRAIGGRAPLHLTSVGKLFLAADETSRVRAYATRTGLAGHTQNSITDIAKLERELTIVRQQSCARDNEELELGVRCIAAGIYDDSGKLVAGLSLSAPADRLQDAWLGQLSRTALTISESLGYRPENAKELDGLQRQA; from the coding sequence ATGACCAACCCGACCCCGGATTCCAAAACGTCGATCCAGGTGATCGAACGCATGATGCGGCTGCTGGACGCGCTCGCCGCGCACAGCGACCCCGTCAGCCTGAAAGAACTGGCGCAGCGCACCGAGCTGCATCCGTCGACCGCGCACCGTATCCTCAACGACATGGTGACCTGCCGCCTGGTCGACCGCTCCGATCCGGGCACGTACCGTCTCGGAATGCGGCTGCTCGAACTCGGCAACCTCGTAAAGGCGCGCCTGTCGGTGCGCGACGCGGCGCTGATGCCGATGCGCGAGCTGCACCGCCTCACCGGGCAGACGGTCAACCTGTCGGTGCGGCAAGGCGACGAGATCGTCTACATCGAGCGGGCCTATTCGGAGCGCTCGGGGATGCAGGTCGTGCGCGCGATCGGCGGGCGCGCGCCGCTGCACCTGACGTCGGTCGGCAAGCTGTTCCTCGCGGCCGACGAAACGTCGCGGGTGCGCGCGTATGCGACGCGCACCGGGCTCGCCGGCCACACGCAGAACAGCATCACCGACATCGCGAAGCTCGAGCGTGAACTGACGATCGTCCGCCAGCAATCATGTGCGCGCGACAACGAGGAACTGGAGCTGGGCGTGCGCTGCATCGCGGCGGGCATCTACGACGACTCGGGCAAGCTTGTCGCGGGCCTGTCGCTGTCGGCGCCGGCCGATCGCCTGCAGGACGCATGGCTCGGCCAGCTGAGCCGCACCGCGCTGACCATCTCGGAATCGCTCGGCTACCGGCCGGAAAACGCGAAGGAACTGGACGGCCTGCAGCGGCAAGCCTGA